The following coding sequences lie in one Sorex araneus isolate mSorAra2 chromosome 4, mSorAra2.pri, whole genome shotgun sequence genomic window:
- the SDHAF4 gene encoding succinate dehydrogenase assembly factor 4, mitochondrial, whose protein sequence is MAVSRLAWLLGREPDAVWRAARLSVLCHSLRKMGSQGGKPELIKQSLKKPKLPEGRFDAPEDSIVEKEPLTKFPDDINPVTKEKGGPRGPEPTRYGDWERKGRCIDF, encoded by the exons ATGGCGGTGTCGCGGCTCGCCTGGCTGCTGGGCCGCGAACCGGACGCCGTGTGGAGAGCGGCAA GATTATCCGTACTTTGTCATTCTTTGAGGAAAATGGGTTCTCAAGGAGGAAAGCCTGAACTCATCAAACAATCCCTTAAGAAACCAAAGTTACCAGAAGGTCGCTTTGATGCACCCGAAGATTCCATTGTAGAGAAAGAACCATTGACAA AATTTCCAGATGATATTAATCCTGTTACCAAAGAAAAAGGCGGACCCAGGGGCCCAGAACCGACCCGATATGGGGACTGGGAACGAAAAGGACGCTGTATTGATTTTTAA